The region tcttcttcctcttcttcttcagtcgctgtccagaggttttggtcaatcaggggaggatcgtcgggaccaaccagtcctgtggcggttatctctttcattactcccatggcgctaaagtcaaagttcgggtacaaatgttgggcctgatctttggcgaggtagaaaccgcgctcgcggttgtcaagggcgatgtcagcggcttgttccctcgcctcaatggctttggccttctccgtcgccagctcgtcctctagacttttgatctttgctagttgggaagcaatctcagcatctttcgtggcgagggcctcggcatgagtttcggtcgctttcttgatctcctcggacgtagcctgcatcaccgcctccatgtcagatttcgccaaggccaaggactccgcagactttttctcttgctccgccaacgcctttttcactaactccagctcagcgcgcagtatggcaagctctgactccttagcaatcagcgcctcgcctcgggcgatcaagtccttctcagcttgctctttttccttcttgcaagcttgaaggcttgcatcaagctcatctgtttcttccttcatcagcgccagctgatcctccagctcgccggttttaatccccgccgtgccaatcatcttgtcggcatagactttgtcttttcctgcctgcgtcgccagtttgtcgaaacgcttttcccaagcggcggcggcttcttgatgcttagcactttcggccttcaaccgctcagcttcaacgttggcggcattgaacttctcaaacgtgtgagcaaagatgcacccagcgcgtaggaggcaagcaagagtctcctccttggtgtcattcaggccccgactcaaaacttctttttctataacgtcacggttgagaccagcaagtaagaattctgagggttcaatggcgttggggagcatattataatagcttgaagaaccgacctcgggagcaggggcttgttcaatttgagctgcttcagaggtagtggcagcgccaggacaggatttttccccttgatgaggcggggaaggcatggagcccgcatcatgtgttgagggcgggctaggaggcgcatcttggcgagggggagactttggggtttcattttctttttccttatctccaataggagtgtcggaagacgcagcagcttttgtggcgttaacgccggcggaggcggctgtggcgccaatagaggactcagcggcaacagcagcggtcggaccggcggaggcaggagaagaagctggtacagcggttggctcggtagctgcggcgacagaggcttcagcgacatttttgcctttaggcgcagcagcagtggtgggctgagcgccagggttggatgtgccggcgtcggaggaggctttggtcaatcttctcctcttgggagctttggtgctctcggcttggttctcagcaccgccccgttttttcgcgtcgccctcagtgttgaattttggggaaaagcgagccattctcctctcgcgggccttcaggagctcggcgttcgtgaaattcatatcttctgtaacaataaaaaaaaacgattagtgataacataggagtcgagaaaggaaatgtcaataataaaagtgagctatgggcaacctaagtatttgggagttcttgagaggtcagcgccctcaaggactgttgtgcagtcaaggatgggaagtggggcaaggagattaagaaaggctttatcgttggcggacaaggaatcctctgaaggatcggtgatcccgttgggcttctctgtccagtaaagaggaaagagggcggtcccgtctctgagggtgaatgcctctgggtaggcgggatgaaccgccacacggaagtactttcgtgcgaaggaggacttcgcgttacttttgtggggatgcaaacacttccggccggctcgggccttcaaggaaatccatcctttgtttttgatggacttggggtcgacgtcgtaaaggtagaagaaactggtgggggatggggcgatgccgacagcggcgcttaggatttcaaaacatcgaatgaaggcccaggcgttagggtggagttgacagggagccgcgttgatgtcgcggaggacggtttggacaaagggcgagaaaggaagcctgattccaagctcgctaaacatgtattcgtacgcaaagaaaaaatgggatctctttacgtcgccgtctggcttgtgaagccaggggcgatccccgggactgcaaacccagatcctgagtttggcgttaaactcatcgtcattggacaagccacccagggagttcacgaattgcacaatgggatcgctatcttggaagatggaaggttgatctatagcctcgtgtttgggggctacttggactggaaggggcagagtggcgtaggtttttagtcggtgagctgggatctccggaacctctaaacggaggccgccggcagcggtggagtcagggtcgctttcggaggaggaagaagagtgattaggggaggtagggtttgaagccatttttagaagacagtgaagtgaaagaaaggaaaagatcagtatgtgtgcgatgtaaagataaggacagtgggactcaccggagtaggatgtgaagagtgggtagcggaaagggtgataagcgacggctccggagcggaagtgggcagaaggagtttggtaagcgattagggaagtgaagaggggtctcggaaagggatgacagtggggaagaagggtttttataggagaaggagagaagctggaagggtgacgcgtgttggacgcgtgtggaaggttggaagtcatgatggttttggggaggtgggtcgcgtgcaaaggggagttactgcgcacgatgggacggttatgaaaggtgaagtgacggttccggagaaagagggaaattgatgtaaccaacacatcacgtggggcagccacgtgaggcagatagaaatttgaaagggttttaaaataagggaaagcgcgaaaagcctcgccactataaggatcaaacgccatcgcctgacgattgacaccaacaacgaagttcagtcgctcgccggggtcaccgccagtcaatgattgaatgatcggcacatgacccatgcctgccacctttcccgctggcgagcgatcatacacctgctccaacttatcaccaatacaaagtagtcgttctcgccgcttgcggacttgtggacttgccagctcggtttgctcgtcaagtcagtggactgggtaactgaaaatgctagtttccttttgctcacgccatgttggcgatatagttaacttctcttttctcaagccatgttggcagtgtagattccggtgtataataagacatgtaacagcatttaaaagacacccttagctctcgtacctcgagctcggtgtcttgtggactagtggactgggcaagcccctagaggggcaacgcccagcatgtatcccgccctgaggcggggccctggccttcagatgggccttgatctcggaggcccaattggcccaataggtagtacccaagctctataaataggaggtagttatcaattgtaagggacttttggctcatttgatgaaataacacttgaaattcagcactctctctcactctcattctctcttggcacaatccctctacctctaggtactatgcctctcttcaatgttcattcccagaacaccTTGTTTATCATTAAACAACGTTTCCCTACACGAGTTGATCTTTTGAAATGGGTTCACGACATTTCTATTAGAAATAAATATGTTCTGGTGATCacaaagtctgatagtggtgcgaatggaagaaaagaatatgtttatctggggtgtgagaagcatgGTCTGTATGCTCCCTACAAAGAACCtgatcttgttgaaggaacaACAACACAAAAGATATgttgtccttttagactaaaaggacgacctacgAAAAATGGTAGAGAttggtggttgaaggtgatggagggtagacacatccatcaaccagctaggtcactacttggccacaattaCGCTGGTCGACTAACTAGTGTTGAGAAGGAGCAAGTGATAAAACAAGTTAAGATTTGGGTTCCACAaagaaagatgttgttggatttgaaggaaaaaaatcCTGCAAACTTGTCTACCATCCgacaaatttatggtgtttgcaagaggtTTAGGCACTCCGTTCGTGAGTCATTGACAAAGATGCAACacttgctgaagaagttggacggtgacaagtatgttcattttgaaagacatgaacccggatcggaagtcattagagatgtattttgggctcatccgaatgctatcaaactgttcaacacatttccttatgtagtgatcatggattgcacTTACAAGACAAGCAAATATAAACTCCCCTTGCTCGAGATTGTTGGcctgacttccacagataagacatactccatagcaTTCTGCTACATTGGCAGTGAGGGCATAGATGACTACATTTAGAcattggagtgtatgaagtctcttatTGCCGACCAATACATGTGGCCTACAGTGATTCTGACTGACCGAGATCTggccttattgagtgctgctaaaCAAAACCTTCCCACCACTACCCATTTATTATgattgtggcacatcaacaagtgtgttttggcaaagtgcaaattgTATGTTGGCACAGATAATTTTGCTGTAGAGGTTATGGAGAAGTGGGCCGACTTGGTAGATGCTtcaacagttgaagaatttgaaggtCACTGGTTGGAATTGTTTAAAATGTGCAAGGATAAATACAACAACTTTACCACTTATTaatctactacatggttggtccacaaggagaaatttgtcaagacatggacaaatcatgtgatgcattttggaaCAATAACAAGTAACCTGtacaaaaaatatgttattacttgttatatgtttttcatttgatagattaTTACAATATTAATTCTTATATGTTTTAAAGTAGAAAGTAATAAGGTGCGTTGTTTGTTTGCAGGGCCgaaggtgcacatgccagcttgAAGAGGATGTTGCGGAACAgcaagggtgacctggccacttcatgggatgcgtcgcatgGTTTGACCATGAATCGTCACACTGAGatagtagcatcgtttgagcgctgTATTAacagaattgatcacattttcaaGACCCCATTTTACAtaaatattagaggatttgtgtcaaaTAAATGCTTGCAACTCATTGATGTTGAACTGACAAGAACGAAGTCCTACGGCAGATGCGATTGCTTATTGatagagactcatggactaccttgcggttgtcaacttgcaggttaccggtcaaccactctcttgtcaattatttctatttgttattgaatGTGACACgcttgtgaacttgcaggttacGGAAGAATTCCGTATGAGGCAATTCATCCATTATGGAAAAGcctaagttgggagcatgtacgtGTTGCAGATACTAGCAGCTCAAATATTTGCGGCCTAAACCATGGAGAAATGCACGGAGAAGTTGATGCACCGACactttattttcattctttaGATACtagagggcagagtatggtaaggaggaagcttcaggCGATAcattgtcctgaaagcagtacACTATGTACTTCTGAGGTTCGGATAAAGTCCAACCGCACTCTTAAGTTGAAGGAGAGCAAACCACCCAAGGGTCGAGCAATAGCATCCTTGACTCATGATCCTTCAGGGTTTGAACATGTTGACATGGAGATGAAAGCCGCAAAGAAGGCTTCATAAccagcaaagaggaagaagtgtgggaagaagtctgatacaagctatTTCATGAGTCATTTTCCATCCTTTCTCCATCCATATATTCACACAGTTAcaaatgttgaagatgatggtaactgtggctatagattCATTGCTGCATTAATGGGGCATTCCGCCGGTGAGGACGGTTGGCCTTGGTCCACGTTTAGACATGTTCGCTGCAGAATTCCAAGCTTGGCTTGCGAATTTTTGTGGTCCTCTTGGTCCTAGTCAGGTAGCTATGTGGACATCACCACAAATTGAGTGTTCCCTATTGTGtaatattcatttgtaaacgttctgtaatattaatttgatggcCCTTATCCCTAGGTTGTTAAACAGTTCACTATGTAGACATCACCATAGATTGACAAGTCACTGCGTGTAATGTTCATTTGCTGAATAGTAAAGCTCATTtgtcatttcatttcattacCAAAGTCTTGTCATTTCCATCCACTACACGACAAACTAGAAACCTGACATTACTCTCAACCACCAACCCCAACCACACTTCTACCAGCCACCAATACACCATAAATCTTCTAACCATTATGCTATAAATCTCTTttgtgtcttgcctcttcttcttactcttcatcctcttcttccTGTCTTGTAACCTAgacaaaaaaaacacacaatGGAACAAGACCCAAATGCATTCGTCCGCCATTGCAAACGTCAAAGCAACACTTCTGGCAGCTCTCGTACTCTCATTCCTGACCCTGCTGACGCCATCCAGCCTGCCATGTATGCCCGTAGATCCACCCCTAACACACCACTAATTCCGACCCAGAAAATCGTGAGGTGTGTGCTTGAACACGgatcaaccgaaaccgatcATGATTTCAATTTAAATGCTTGGCTATCAGCTCTGCAAGAGTGGAGATTTGCCACTCCGCTGGGCTCAATGACAACGAACGTTGAGAGAGTGaagaatgttgttgctgttatcgAATCTTGCACTCCCAATGGTTTCGGAGATGCGAAAGTTACCCTCAAGATATGTCCTTGCTTTTGTCCCCCTTGCTTTTGTCCCCCTTCTCTAACCGTACATCGTTCCTATTTATTTCTCTCACGATTGCAATAATTTAGACCCTACGGGTACCGTTAATGCTAGCATCCATCGCAAGGCCTTCACTCACAGTGAATTTGCGAatgacataactgttggatctgttctcgttctccaaaagATCTATCCTCTAGAACCTAAATATTAAGCTTGTTTCATTTGGACAATTATGCATGGTTGGATTAAAGTCTGCAatttacttgcaggttgctCTGTTTGCACCTAGAAGATCTGtttgttatcttaatataacattGTCCAACGTAGTCAAGGTATTTCCAAAGGATTGCGGACCCCATGACTTCGTCGATATCACAaaggaataattttgtttttcgtGTTGCTTCTGGTTAATTTGGTTGTGTAACCTTCGAACTGTTTGTCATTGattatttatgttattttacCTGCATTGAATTATTTATGTTGTAGTTGTTACTcattttttcattataagaATCTTAATATTAAGACTAAAAATAGAAAGCATGTAAATAAAAAGAGTCATAATAATAAGAGTCTCATATGGTCCACATAAAAATATACATAACATACAACAATCATAAAATCACTTTCCCCGACCCCGATCACTACGACCTCCTCTAAGTCCACGAGCTCTACCTCCCGTAGCTGCGGCTCCTCGAACAGCAGCAAAGCCAACTCCCTGGGTACCAACGAAGAAACTCGATCTAAAAAGTTCGAGCGCCCTCTCATTGAGGAGTCGGGCCTATGTGCCTACTACAGGAGCACCTGGCACTtccagtgactgctccaacatCTCCACACCCCTACGCATAGCAGACtgcaaaaaataatatacatgTTTAGTTACAAAGAAAATGTCATTaataaaaatcacaattgaatggataaaataatatacaagtttagAATCCAAACTTACCACGGCACTGAGCTCCTCCCTCatatcatcagggatgatgaaccgatgggacactctactataccacctcatgtaatctAACATTTCGTCTCCCGGACGTATAACAGGGATTCCATGAGGGACCAGGTGCGACACGTAGTCAGCATAGGCAACATCTGCGGTCTCAACAAGGGACCCCATCGTCTGGATCTCAGAAGGGTGTCGAGGGATATCTTGTATGTAGCCAAACCGGCGCATAACCCTCTCCGGTAGATGTCGGCTCACAGCCCGGCAGAAAGATGTCCTGATGTAGCCAGAATAAAGGGCTCTCGGATCCCGCGGTCGATGAGCCCGATAGTCCTCAAATGAGGTCCATATGATGTCATCCACCgtaagctcatcgagcatgactcgtcTCTCATCGAGTCCGGCATGCCCGATCCGGGACGTAAACCACCGCTGCGCCCAAGGCTGGTCCTATGAGTAGTCTGAAACTGCCTCCTGATAATGACGCAGTCATAAAGGTACTCATATGCCCATGACAGCAGGAGCGAGGTGAACCCTCTCATCTGGCTTGTCTTACTATGGGATGTACGACTAAGTTGGTCGTACAACGTATCCAGCGCAATCGCGCCCTGCACGTACTCCGACACTCGCCCAAGGTCCTCCAGCATCCCAATCCAGTAGACAGCCGTGTAATATCCCCCGCTCTTGCTGGCAAGAGCGTCGTGCCAAACATGTTCACCAGGCAAATTCGGGCAGCATCCTCATAccggtgctctacaatgaaatgaattaagttaacagtttataataatatactaaaaaTAGATATAAtttaatcaattaataattaagacataccctCCAAAGCAGAATCATACAGAGTCTTCAACATAAAGAACCGAATAGTCTGGTCATGCGTCGCATCAAACTTCTTAAGATAATCAGCGGTGGATCCTCCCATGAGCTGGAAgcagagcgctgcacactcATCTCGCTCCCCCTTGTTAGGCgtgtagaacctcgaccccatggggagatgaagaagagccgacacgtcgtccagggtgatagtcatctccccgaacggcatgtggaagctactagtctcctcatgccaccTCTCACCAAGAGCCAATATGAGGCATGAGTCTGTCTTCGAGTACCTACACCAAGGTAGGTGATACATTCACAGTATTCTAGTCAAGAGAGATTTTACGCTAATTTTCTCACTTTAAGTGGTGTGGGGAGCTTAAGGAGTGGGGCACCAAACCCAATTTCCCCATGTTGGGACTTTATTCATCCTAATTATTATGAAAAAGTGTTTCCAATAATTAGTCTTGGGCAATTTAAGCTTTGTTTACAATTCATGTGTTCATGCTTTGAGTAGATTTTATAACAgtcattaaatttttttttggaagagtTTGATGTATGAATCTGATATATAACTTAGTTTGATTTACTAAAACTTACTTTAGagataattaattataattaccTGATGATACTAATCAAGGAAATCACACTTGAAGACTCGTTCCATAGGTTAAGACCGTGAAACCGACTTAGAGAGAACATCATCTGAGCAAATAAAAGTGAATGTCATGAATGAAAGATGCGGCATAAGAAACACTTCAATAATTCACACAGTAAACCTTAACTCGTTCAGCACACATAATACACTAACACACAGCCTAATATTCAATGCACACATACACAACTGC is a window of Lotus japonicus ecotype B-129 chromosome 5, LjGifu_v1.2 DNA encoding:
- the LOC130721431 gene encoding protein MAIN-LIKE 1-like, producing the protein MVDGSTTNPWAALAAPRRSSDHQSTTTASPSILVAGITLMMFSLSRFHGLNLWNESSSVISLISIIRYSKTDSCLILALGERWHEETSSFHMPFGEMTITLDDVSALLHLPMGSRFYTPNKGERDECAALCFQLMGGSTADYLKKFDATHDQTIRFFMLKTLYDSALEEHRYEDAARICLVNMFGTTLLPARAGDITRLSTGLGCWRTLGECRSTCRARLRWIRCTTNLVVHPIVRQAR